The nucleotide sequence CGATCTTCACCCAGTAGCCGCCGCCGGTGCCGCGGGGTCCGTCCGGATTGCTGGGTGTCCGTTCCCCCAGCGTGCCGTTGATGCCGGCGACCGTGACCGTGCCGCCGAAGGACGCGAGCACCGGACGTCCCCAGGAGGCGCCGTCGAGCGGGAAGAAGTCGACGTCGTAGTCGTCGTGGCCCGGGTAGGTGCCGAGCTGCCACGTCTCGCCGCAGGCAACCGGCATCTGGAACGCCGGCCGCGGGCCGGGCTCCCGCAGGACCGGCCGCAGAACGAGAACCGCGACGACGAGGACCGCGGCCAACGTGAGAAAGACGGCGACGCCACGGGCGCGGCGGCGGCGTGCGGTCGTCACGCCGACGAGCATGTCAGAACCCCGCCACCGGAGCGGGCGCGGTCTGGGCTTGTTATTTTGAGCTCAGGCTCGACCCCGGCGGCGGCCCCGGCGGGCGGCTCTGCTCCTTCTCGCCTACGGTCGAGGTTGATCGGCACAACGAGTGGAGCGCCTGTGAGTGGGACGACCGTGAGCGTCGGTTTGCGCTCGGATCGCGGGCCGGTGCTGCTCGCGATGATGCTGTCCACGGCCCTGATCGCGCTCGACTCGACGATTCTCGCGACCGCGGTCCCCTCGATCGTGAAGGACGTCGGTGGCTTCGCCGCGTTCCCGTGGCTCTTCTCGGTGTATCTGCTGGCCCAAGCCGTCACCGTGCCGGTCTACGGCAAGCTCGCCGACCTGTTCGGGCGCAAGCCGATCATGCTCGCCGGCATCGGGCTGTTCCTGCTCGGCTCGATCCTGTGCAGTCTGGCCTGGAGCATGGGCGCGCTGATCGCGTTCCGGGTCATCCAGGGCCTCGGCGCGGGCGCGATCGCCCCGATGACGATGACGATCGCCGGCGACATCTACACGACCGAGGAGCGCGCGAAGGCCCAGGGCTACATCGCCAGCATGTGGGGCGTCGCCTCGGTCGTCGGGCCGACGCTGGGCGGGGTGTTCAGCGAGTACACGTCCTGGCGATGGATCTTCCTGGTCAACGTCCCGCTGTGCCTGATCGCGGCGGCGATGGTGGCGCGCAACTTCCGCGAGCGGGTCGAGCGCTCGGCCCCCACGATCGACTACACCGGGGCCGCGCTGCTCACCGGCGGTCTGACCCTGCTGATCCTCGCGCTGCTCGAGGGCGGCGAGCTCTGGTCGTGGGGGTCGCCGGCGAGCCTGGCCAGCTTCGGGATCGGCATCGGTCTGCTGGCCGGGTTCATCGCCGTCGAGCGCACCGCCCGGGAGCCGGTCCTCCCGCTGTGGGTCTTCCGGCGCCGCCTGCTGGTCAGCAGTGGCATCGGCTCCGCGGCGATCGGCGCCGTCGTGCTCGGCCTCACGTCCTACATTCCGACGTACGTGCAGGAGGTCCTCGGCTCCGGCCCGCTCGTCGCGGGCTTCGCCCTGGCGACGCTGTCGATCGGCTGGCCGATCGCCGCGTCCCAGTCGGGCCGGATCTACCTGCGGGTCGGCTTCCGCGTCTGTGCCTTGATCGGGACGTCGATCGCGCTGGTGGGTTCGCTCCTGCTCCTCCTGCTGGACGAGCACACGCCCGTGCTCCAGGTGGCGGCGACGTGCCTGCTCATCGGCGTCGGCATGGGTCTGACGAACAGCCCGACGCTGATCGCGGCCCAGTCGAGCGTCGGCTGGCACGAGCGGGGGGTCGTCACCGCGAACAACCTGTTCATGCGGTCGATGGGCAGCGCGGTCGGCATCGCGGTGTTCGGCGCGATCGCCAACGGCGTGCTCGGCGACGGCGACCGGACCCCGGAGAAGCTCACCGACGCCGTCCAGCACATAGTCGTCGTGATCGTCGGCCTCTCCGTACTGCTCCTCCTGGCCGCCGCCGCGCTCCCCCGCACGTCCCCAGAGCCCGTGACCACCCAATAACCACGCACTGGAGCTCAGGCGGGCGTTTGCCGCCAAGAGCCCGCTATCCGGCCTGCTTTGACGTTGACAAGCCCGCAATCCGAAGGACCGAGCGCGTTCATCGCGTCGCTCATCGCCCGGGTGAGTGGGCGGATGGTCGCGGCCGACCAGCGGTAGCCGACGATCTCGTCGGAGAGGGCGAGCAGCGGGAGCGCGTTCCGGTCGCGGGCCTGCTCGTAGGCGTCGAACGCGGTCCGCTCGTCGTCGCCGTCGCGGAGCGCGGCGAGCGCGGCGCAGGACAGGAGCTCGGCGTCGCGTAGCGCGTCGGTCAGGCCGTGGGAGCTGATCGGGTCCTTGTAGGACCCGGCGTCACCGACCAGCGCCCAGCCCGGTCCCCAGGCCTGCCGGAGGTGACCCGGGGAGCCGGGGAACGTGCGCACGACGCTCTCCAGGGTGCCGGCCGCGAGGCGCTCGGCCATGCTCGGTGACGCGGCCGACAGCAGGTTCCAGAAGGCGGTCCAGCCGCCGCGGCCGACGCGCTCCGGCGTGGAGCCGGCGAACGCGCAGAGCAGGCCGTCGTTGGTGGGGATGAACCCGGCGGTCGCGCCGGGGCGGTAGGCCCATTCGTAGCCGTCGAACGGGATCCCCGACCAGTAGCCGTAGACGCCCGACCCGCCGAACCGGCCGGAGTGCCGGAGCGCGGCCCCGGCCGCGCGGGCCACCGTCGAGCGGCGGCCGTCGGCCCCGACGACGAGCCGGGCCCGCAGCGACTCGGCCGGTCCGCGGCCGGTCCGGGCCCGGACGCCGACGACCCGACCACCGGGAGCGTGCTCCAGGCCGACCACGTCGACGCCGTACCGGACCTCGACCCCGGCCGCGATCGCCGCGTCGACCAGCAGGCGGTCGAGCACGGTCCGGCGGGGCGCGTAGAGCGCGTCGACGCCCGGAGTCGGACGGACCGGCAGCCCGACGTTCCCGTCGGCGTAGGCGAACCGGACCTGCTCGATCGGCGGGGTGCCGGCCGCCTTCACCGCGTCGAGCACGCACAGCC is from Cryptosporangium phraense and encodes:
- a CDS encoding M23 family metallopeptidase, translating into MTTARRRRARGVAVFLTLAAVLVVAVLVLRPVLREPGPRPAFQMPVACGETWQLGTYPGHDDYDVDFFPLDGASWGRPVLASFGGTVTVAGINGTLGERTPSNPDGPRGTGGGYWVKIDHGGKWETQYLHLLEPPLVREGQRVERGQQLGRLGSTGNSGAPHLHYEQRRGWEKVEAYFGGAPSGITTDDREYTVHRTSRNC
- a CDS encoding MDR family MFS transporter, which encodes MMLSTALIALDSTILATAVPSIVKDVGGFAAFPWLFSVYLLAQAVTVPVYGKLADLFGRKPIMLAGIGLFLLGSILCSLAWSMGALIAFRVIQGLGAGAIAPMTMTIAGDIYTTEERAKAQGYIASMWGVASVVGPTLGGVFSEYTSWRWIFLVNVPLCLIAAAMVARNFRERVERSAPTIDYTGAALLTGGLTLLILALLEGGELWSWGSPASLASFGIGIGLLAGFIAVERTAREPVLPLWVFRRRLLVSSGIGSAAIGAVVLGLTSYIPTYVQEVLGSGPLVAGFALATLSIGWPIAASQSGRIYLRVGFRVCALIGTSIALVGSLLLLLLDEHTPVLQVAATCLLIGVGMGLTNSPTLIAAQSSVGWHERGVVTANNLFMRSMGSAVGIAVFGAIANGVLGDGDRTPEKLTDAVQHIVVVIVGLSVLLLLAAAALPRTSPEPVTTQ
- a CDS encoding NAD(P)/FAD-dependent oxidoreductase codes for the protein MDRYDVVVVGARAAGASTALRLARAGLSVLVVDHGRYGSDTLSTHALMRGGVRQLDRLCVLDAVKAAGTPPIEQVRFAYADGNVGLPVRPTPGVDALYAPRRTVLDRLLVDAAIAAGVEVRYGVDVVGLEHAPGGRVVGVRARTGRGPAESLRARLVVGADGRRSTVARAAGAALRHSGRFGGSGVYGYWSGIPFDGYEWAYRPGATAGFIPTNDGLLCAFAGSTPERVGRGGWTAFWNLLSAASPSMAERLAAGTLESVVRTFPGSPGHLRQAWGPGWALVGDAGSYKDPISSHGLTDALRDAELLSCAALAALRDGDDERTAFDAYEQARDRNALPLLALSDEIVGYRWSAATIRPLTRAMSDAMNALGPSDCGLVNVKAGRIAGSWRQTPA